The DNA segment GGGAACTACCATAGATAGTGCCATAAGATTAGAAGGAGGGAGAGTTACCTCTTCAAATTGTCTAGATAGTGCATCTGCCACCCTATTATCCACCCCTTTTTTATACTGTATAGTGTAATCAAGTCCAAGAAGCTTTGAAACTCCTTTATGTTGAAGATAAGTATGGAGCTTTTGTTCCAAGAGGTGTTTAATACTCTCCTGATCCGTCTTAATTATGAAGGAGGAATTTTCCAAATAGTGTCTCCAAGCTGTGCAGGCTTGTAGAATAGAGAGAAGCTCCCTTTCATATGCTGAAAGTCTTTGATTCCGGGGACTTAAGGCCTTAGATAGATAACACAAGGGTCTTCCATGCTGCATCAACACAGCCCCTATTCCCAcaccactggcatcacactctaAAATGAAGGGCTGATTGAAATTAGGTAGAGCCAAAACAGGAGCAGTAGTCATTATCTGCTTGAGATTAGTGAAGGCCAATGTAGCTTGTTCAGTCTAGTAGAATTGATCCTTCTTCAAGAGATCTGTTAAAGGTCTACTGAGCTCCCCATAACCCTTAATAAACCTTCTATAATATCCAGTGAGGCCTAGAAACCCTCTGAGCCCTTTTAGATTAGAAGGAACATGCCAGTTGACCATAGTAGAAATTTTCGAAGGGTCAGTAGCAACACCTGCAGCTGAAATAATATGCCCTAGATAGGCTATCTGTGAAGTGCCAAAATCACATTTGGAAGCTTTGGCAAACAACTGATGTTGTGCCAGCAGCTCAAATACCATCTGTAAATACTGATAGTGTTCCTCAATAGATGAACTATATATGAGAATGTCATCAAAGAATACCAAAACACATTTTCTCAAATGGGGAGCAAATATGGTGTTCATTAGGGACtggaatgtggcaggggcattGGTTAAGCCAAAGGGCATAACCAAGAATTCATAATGGCCAGAATGTGTTCTAAAGGCTGTTTTAGGGACATCTATGGGGTTCATGAGTATTTGGTGATAACCAGCTCGTAGGTCTATTTTAGAAAAGACTTTCGCCCCATAAAGCTCATCAATAAGTTCCTGAATTATAGGAATGGGAAACTTGTCCTTTATAGTGGCCTTATTAAGCTCTCTATAGTCCACACAAAATCTCCAGGTGCCCTCTTTCTTTTTAACTAGTAGGACAGGGGATGCATAAGGGCTTTTGCTGGGTTAAATGACCCCATTGTCTAACATTTCAGTAATCAGCCTCTCTATCTCATTCTTTTGGTAATGTGAATACCTGTATGGTCTTAATTAATCGGATCAGTAGCATTTTTCAGTGGTATTGAATGGTCATGCGATCTATGGGGTGGTAGTTTGGTGGGGGGCTGAAAAATAGACTTATACTGCATAATTAAAGGCTGAAATTCAGGAGGTACCTGAGGCAGATCAGTTTCCTGAACTGATTCTTCCTGCACTGGTGCAACTGACATGAGAAAGAGTTTGGAAGTCACTCCCTTCCACTTCTTAGAGACAATGTGGTTGAGAGACTTCAATGTCATAGCCTTCAACTTCAACTCCCCACGGATGCCATTAAGAACAATCTCCTTTTTATTCTTGTGAATCAGTAGCCTGTGACTCTCAAAGTCAAAGGTCACTGGTGTGTGCTGCTTCATCCAATCTGATCCAAGTATCATGTCATAATCTTTTAGCTCGAGAGTTCTGAGAGGGAAGGAAAACTTCGTTCCTTGCATAGTCCATGAACAATCTTCACATCTGGTGTTAACCAAGAGTTGTCTGCCATCAGCAACTGTGACTGCCACAGGTGGAATCTGCACTAGAGGTAGCTTCTCAGATATTGCCAACTGTTGATCTAAGAAGCTATGAGTGCTTCCACTATCCACCAACACCATTATCATGCGTTTGTTGATCATGCCTTTCAATCTGAAAGTATTGTCTGACATTCCTCCATCCAGGGCATGAATGGAGAGAGTAACTTGCTCTAATTGCTGTTCCGTTCCTTCTGGCATAGGTTCATGTTCTTTACTACTCTCTTCCCCTTCTTCCTGCTGAATATCTTCTACATTAATCATATTAAGTTTCTTAGTATCACACTGGTGTCCAGGAGAATACTTCTCTCCACACCTCCAACAAGCACCAGGGACATTTTTGTAAGGCATAAGGGATGAATTAGGTTTAGTATTGGTTGATTTGGGGTGAGTATAGTTTCCAGCAGGAGCATTGGGTTTGTAAGGTGTGGTGGTTTGCCAAGGTTTGGGCGAATAGGTAGGTCTTATGGTTGGTTTTGGTTTTAAGGATTCCATGACTTCCTTCAAATGGGTTTCCTTGAATTTGGCATGTTTAATGGCAGAGTATATATCTGTAGGTTCATGAGAACGGACTGTAGAGCTAAGTTCAGGTTTAAGATTTGCAATGAAGGAAGAAGCATAGAAAGGCTCTTGAATTTCCGGATGGAtcttttccatttttaatttCAGCTCTTCAAATTGTTCTTGGTACTGAAGAACTGAGGAAGTTTGATAGAGTTTATGCATCTGCTCTACTACATCAACGTTTTCAGTATCTTGAAATCGCTTACTAATTTCCCTTACAAACAAATCCCAATCAGCTCTTGGCTGACTTTTAATCCAGTTTTTAAACCATTTTTTAGCTTTCCCCTGAAGATACAGATCAACTAGATCTATCTTCCTTTCCTCCATGACCTCAAAAAGCTGGAAATATTTTTCGCATTTACTCAGCCATGACTCCACATCAGTACCATCAAAGTAGGGCAGGGCACATTTAGGAAGCATTTTACTAAAATAAGGGCTTGGGTTTGAGACTTCATGATTCTGGGTTTGATGATAATTTCCCAGGATTCCTCTACTGGAATTTCCCATGATTATGGGTGGATTGTTTTGGCTTCGATGGGAAGAAGATCCAGGCTTGGGGGGGTTTAGGAGGCTGGGATAAGGAGTGATTAACTGGGGAAGAATGTTGGTTCGATTGTATCAATAAATGAAGAGATGATAGGGATTTAACTACCTCATCAAGAGTGGAATGAGCCATGCTCTGTTCCTTCTGAATGGATTCCAGGCGCAGATTCTGGTTGTTCTGGGCGTCGGAGAATTGAGCCTTCAAGATGCCCATATTCGTTACGGTGAGTTCTTCATGTTCTTTCAGTTTCGCATTGAGGGATTGCAACTGCTTATCCATGGAATCCATGGTTTTAGTGTAGTTTCTGGTTATCGCTCTAGAAACAGAGCCTTTCTTAACCATAAACGGTGGCCGGAGGTTCgccggctctgataccaatgtcaaAACTAGAAAGTTCTGACTGAAGAATAatcagaaaagaagaagaaaaatgagaTAAGAGAGAAGAAGGAATTTcaggaggaagaagatgatgatttcATTAATCTTTTGCATGCCTTAGCTAGTACAATTAGATTCTCTTATGTACAGAATAAGACAAGGAAAATAGTTACACCAGCTGTACCACCTGCCAGCTGTCATAACAAACTATCTAGTAGCCTCAGCCACCTTTAGGGAAAGGAAATACAATAAACAATATATCTAACAACCATAAGAATTAAAATAACAGAAATAATTATCAGAACTGGTTAATAACCCTTTCagtccttcttctttctcttatATGTGACAGTGGACAACTACATTCTGTTGCAGATGGAAGCTCTGTATGCTAAACTCTACAACAAGTACGAGATTGTAAAGGTTTCTCCTCATTTTTTTAGTTAGAGCAGCTTCTATAATAATattgttttgagtttgttttcatTTTGGATTTTACGCTGATTTTTTTGGGCTTCAATGTCTAGTTAATTTAAATCAATTGTACAGTTAAGCAAGAAGTAAGTGGCATTGTTTTGAAGCCAAAGCAAGAGTTCATGCAGCAATTATGAGTTATGGTTCCTTTATAAGTATCATTAGCATACATTTCAAGTACCTGATTGAACATAAATCTCTTTTAGGCACTTGGAGTTCATGTTTATAGGCTTGTTGAAGCTGCTGATTCAGTTTCGGCAAATAAAATagttaatttcattttattgaaTAGTTTCACAAACTTTCATATGCATCTCCTTGAAATTGAACCAGGTTGCTTATCAAAAGGCTTGGGTGCACCAGTTGGTTCAGTCATTGTTGGTTCAAACCCTTTATTGCTAAGGTAATAACtaaacttaacattttatttgttttttaagaAGTCTAACTCTTTGTTTAGGCTAGAATCCTTAGGAAAACATTAGGAGGTGGAATGAGACAAGTTGGTATGCTTTGTGATGCTGCTCTAGTTGCTGTACAAGAAAAAATTGGAAAGCTCAAGGATGATCACATGAACACCAAGACATTAGCAGGTTAATTATGCTTCATTTAATCATTACTTCCCTCATACTTTGCAAAGCACTACTCTAAATATAAATGGACTTTTTAATTTCCAGAGGGACTGAATCAGATCAAAGGAGTAAAAGTAGATGTTGTAGCTATAGAAACCAACATTGTAAGTACTAAACTTTAAAATTTTACCTGCTTTTTCTCTATTAATTTATAGGTATGTTACCACTTCAGTTTTTAAGTAGATATATGTGGAAACTCAGATCAAGTTAGTTGGGTTTTATAAGAAGATCTGTTTATAAATACTCAACTTCTTCTTGGCTCAAGGGAATATTTTCTTTGACGCCTATTTACCAGTGATACTAAATCCATCTTTACAATGTTGCAGTATGTAATTTATGGCGTGCCTCTTGTTTTCTTCACAACTATGACAAGGCCCCATCAATTACAATTTTGTTTTCGAGATTATTTTGctgattattactttttttcACATTCAGTTTCTTGTGATTGTCCAGGTTTAAAATATattgaaatgaaaattttgaggGCTCACTCATTGTGTGTTATGATGTGTATATTGGTTGCTGTTTGGTCCTATTTTGTGCTATTGCTGCCTGCATAGATCTTTCCTTTATTTCTTTTGAGGATTTCACTGATTATTGCACCTGATGCTTGTGGTTCATGTAATGGTTTTGCTAGGTGAATGCACACGTTTAGCTCATAGGAACAGTAGCTtggtattcttttttttttttgcataattGCTTATGCTGTCAGGTATATGAAATATACCGAACATAAAGCACTCAACTCTTCTTCCTTGAATGCGAACTACCTGATCTTCAAAATGTAGATGAATTGGGTTTAATATTTTCCTTTTATATACCCTTTATGGCCAATGTGTCTGATTTCAGGTGCATTCTAGAGTGATGGAGAGTGGTATAGACTTTTGTGGAACTGAAATGGGTATTACATCAGGTTCTCCTACACGCTATTTCTTTGAGGCAAGGATACTGAATGTCTTTGGTTCTTCTATCAAGCATTCTCTAGCAAAAATTACACAGGATGAATTATCTATATGCTCCCTCTTTGCTGCTTTTGTCTTGTTGCATCTAGTTCTGCATTTATTTTTTTGAGGTGATTATTAtctaatttgtttatttttgtggTCTGTGCTTTTGTATACTCCTTTGTTGCAAGCAGAGAAGAATCACGGCCAATTGGAAATTCAATGGATACTATGAGGCGCAGCCTATCAGGCTAGTTCCTTAATTTTGGAAGTTATACGAAGCAAAAAAGTCTAGTTGCGAATGATTCTCTAATTAGTAAGGATCCTATTGTAAGTTTTCGATTTACACCTTtgtttgttgaattttgtgCAACTTTATTACTATATTCTGCCAGTCAAACGTGATCACCTGAGGCATGTTAAACTTCCTCTTAGTGATATTTCATGATCACCATTTGATAACTTGGGCCAAAATTGTGTTTTTATGGTATACAAATTCATGTCTCAATttgctttttttattattggttTTTATGAGTTATTTATTTTCATGATAATGATATCCTTAAATTATGAACATTTACAActagattttttttgtttggtcTGCGAACCAGACTTTAGACAGGCAATCTTTCATTGGGAGAAGTCTAGATGAATATTAAATGGTCTTGGAATTTTGAGTCTTGTTATATCTTAGTGATAGGAATTACTAAGCTAatagatgatttttttttgttgattcaTCAGGAGAATTTGATTGTAAAATCTCATAATCTAATATAAGAATTTGGTGTGTGTAGCAGCTTCATTGTCTCATTTTCCAAGAATGTTGTTGATCCAGAAAGGGATAGTGCCCTGGTTCAGGAGTTGCGATGTTTGTGGTACCTAGTATTCTTGCTAATTTGTTGCAATGTTCATATTTGCAAACTTTAGTTTGTTAGAATTTTGTTGCTTATATCTTATATTTCATCTATATTttggttattatttttttctttcatttgcTGCAGATGTATGTTACTCCTCTTGACACGGATATTTATGCTATTCCGAGGATTTTCGCTCTAATGCCGGAAAAGGTAATAATACATTGTTAATAATGTATTTATGGTTATTTGGTTAATGAAAACATGAGCATTTGGTGAAATGCTTTCTGTTTGTTATACTGATATGCAATTTCAAGAACAGGGCCTTGACATATTAAAGAAATCTTCTTTTTTAGATGCCAATAGCTTCTGTGTAAGCTTGGTTCTTCTTAAAATGGCCGCCAATGAATATGTGATATTTGATTGGTTGCAAGAGCCCTTGTCATGCCTAACAATGTCActagtattttagcataaatgcaTTTCCTGCCTCTGATAGTTGGTATAGTTACTGGAACAATAGGAGGTCATGAAATGTGGATATTATCATGTATAATCTACTGTGCAATGGACAACAAAATAGTGTTTTTTTGTCCGATTTTAGAACTGTAAGCCCTTAGTTATTTATTgtacaaaaattgaagctttttgcAGATTTTTTGAAGCATAAGACAATATTAGTTATCTAGATCAGTCTCTTATGTAGGTACAGATGCTATTAATTCATAATATGTTATGCTACTGTGTTAACTGAGCTACGCATTCTGTTGTTCACATTATCTTGCCTTATCATATAGAGAAATGTAAAAATGATCTATTCCATAAACTAACTCTTTTTTGTATTTCCATGTGCGATCCCaaatatatatgaattaaaGCTATTTGGCATATTATAgagctccattcaatccaaattaattttttttaaatgaaaaagcatcatttgcatcggccctttaaaaggaccgatgcaaatgagaccgcatttgcatcggccctttaaaaGGACCGACGCAAATGCGGTCTCATTTGCATCGGTCAttttaaagggccgatgcaaatgcggtctcatttgcatcggtcattttaaagggccgatgcaaatgcggtccatttgcatcggtccttttaaagggccgatgcaaatgcttcgaccatttgcatcggccgaCGGCCGATGCAAATTCATTTGCATCGAGACCTTTTGCATCGCCCAAAAACTGATGCAAATGGTCCTaaatggccgatgcaaatggccttttttccactagtgaatataaactttagaacatacattatgttttttagaacatacgttatgttatttagaatatgagttataaattatattatagaacaaatgcaaaaatggtccatatatttactgtttttttaaaacattatacttaatttttagaacacaagttataaagtttagaacatatgtaacaatatttagaacattgtccttaacattttaaaatattaattacaaaaatatagaggaattaaataaataagaaattagagcatgtttttggttttttttctattaataattcattattatgcacatttttttttttctattaataattcatttttatgcatatttaatcgatattaataagtgcatgcatcaaatattaaacaatagaagctaaaatgGTAGttgtatattaagcagcgcgcgacATAATACACAAAAACATCAAttggcttagtggtaagtagTATAGACTATAGATGAATAGTCCAAGGTTCAAACCCTATTAGcaacattgttttttttaattttcatactcaaaacgacgtagttttgagtgttctcactataagaaagtgtcctcacctaaaaaagagttctcacaagagccatctcctatatatatatatataaagataggGGATGGAGTTCATCCTCCTTCCTtccttctctctttctcttttcttcttccttttctctttttccctttctctctttaCACAACCCTAACCCCTAAATCTTCATTTCTCACCCGAAATCAACAAGTAAGGTATGTattcttacctattttttatttcaagcATGATTCTAacattagtttttagtttagaCTCTTGATTTTTAACTTTTGGGTAAACCTAGGTTTTaggatttttcaatttttgccTTCTTTGTTTGTTTCTCTTAATTTCCTTGCAAATTAATGACTTATTGATGCTTATATTAGCTTTGGGTATGATTTTGAGTTTCTAatttgtgtttttggtaaaattactCAATTTGAGTGTTTTTTCCATTTGAGCTCGAAAATTCGACTATGCGATTTATAGCCGAAACCTTGACAATAGGACTCTATTTCACATCCATAACATATTTTGGTCGCTGGGGCTCGTTAATTTTGCACGTATTAAGAGTTACGGGTCAATTACTAATTTTTAGGGACCAAAACATGCATTTTGGTCTTCTAACTTTAGAATTAATCATGCTTTGTGAGTTGATTATTTGGGTAATTTAGTATTATTAACTAACTATGTGTATATTTGCATATTCTGACTAGTCCATTTTTTGTTACCCTTCTTATTCTCAGGAAACCATGGGCAGAAAAGGAAAGGACAAGGTCATTGCAGAAAACGAGGTTGAGTCCGACGTCGAATTCATCGACTCACTGCAAGATAAGTATGAATCTCCTTTTGGTTTGACGTGTGAGGAAGAGGGGGAAAAGTATGCCCGCTTTGCAAGACAGGGCCACGCCTCCCAAATCATTATTGAACAACCTTACTTAGCGTCTCTAGGACTAGATAAGGATTTCAAAAAAATCCTACAGGCTCAAGGCTGGTACCACCTGGCCACGAGAAAAACTGTCGCTTATGACAATTATACCCTAGAGTTCCTAAGTAcactaaagaaagaaaaacctGAGAGTAATGACAGATATACCTTCCGGCTAAAAGGACACTCATATCGCCTCCGAGAGTCGCAAATAGCAGCCTGTATGGGAGTTAAGAACCCAGAAGGGGCACTATCGTGTTTTGAAAAACCCATGACTGCCGAACTCACCTGGAACGAAATGACCGGGGATTCAGAATATAAATCCAGAACCGCTAGCCCGAGATCTCTACGGGATCCACTCTTGAACCTTGTCCACAAATTCGTAGCACATAATTTGTTGGGCAAGCAAGAGAGTAATAAAGTCTCTAGCAATGAAGTGTTTATACTGTGGTGTGTTTTCAAAAGGAAACCGGTTGACAATGTCAAAGCTATTTTTGAGGGTTTTCGTAGCCAAGTAAGAAAAAAGTGCAGGTCCCTTGGGCTCGGTTATTTGGTAACCAACTTTATCAAAGACCAGTGGAGAGACACTGTCTTTGATGAAGAGGGTTACCCTCCAACACTACTTAACTCAGATTTTCTAGGAAGATCTACTTTTCAGACAGTGTTGACTCGAGATCCAGCTCAAGGAGCAAGCTCAAGCAGCCAGCCATGGAAACGAGCACAGAGACCACCACAACAGAGGGCAAAAGAGGAGGAGCGAGAGGGAGCTGAAGAATAAAGGGTTGCAGCTGCAGCAGAAGGGTACCAAGCGGAGTACCAAGAGCCGGGGGTTCAGGCTCAATTCCAAGCCATGAACACAATGTTGGCGGAGATGCGCAATCTCAACCGCCAAACCTATGCTACTGTGCAACATATGGATCAGCGTTTCACCGCTTTTGAGCAGATGATGGACCGGAGACTATCCGGACTTGAGCATGTGGTTGCGGACTACTGCGAACGCTATGGCATGGAATGGCCATACCctccggccgatcagtaagttgtcttctccaccctaacttctttcatatgtgttttattgcttttatatgcaatgttgaaacttattgcatgatttaagtgtgaggaggaggggtagacaaacttacaaaaattgtacaaaattttcaatttttgttgcgtcgtgtctagtttagtttatggcacctaatactgagttgaacctgcATGCACTGATTTAAGATGATAAATGATGAATCCGCCTCATTAGAactaaccttttctttaccttattttgtctttttcatctactctaggaaggCCCTTTGAACATTTATTTTTGTAGCTTGtagtttttctttcattctaacccttatttttgcaaactatcacttagtttgttacATAACCCGactttttgcaaagctcacattgagcctttgttttcttctaccgctttttctttgtttatggcactataatagcaagccaaaaggctaagaggtGAATGGGCATcactattaaaagaaaaaaaaaagaaaaggaaaaagaaaaagaaaaagaaaaagagacaaacaaaaaggggagaacttcgttCCCCAATTCTTAAAAGATCaaaacgtctcagaaaaaaatgaataaaaagctcagtcacttcataattgctaaagccattttaacttcgTTTTTCTAGCACTAGAAATCTTAATTCTTGTTGCACCTTTAACCCTTTTCtgaccacattacaaccccaattcgaggttgtttttgatatcatcagagtcatgtagcatagtagaggaattgggatgaacgtgcaaagtcaacgtaatcctaagcaagaacataagccgagagtaaacactttagccaccaaaattgtgtgtattgagtgaactacccatggtgaggtgttttacttagctaatcccttaagctcatttaattaaatatgtatccttttcttaagaatatgacatatgataattgaaatgcgacttttggatatcgtgtctctactttgtacttccgaatgcatgtaattacagatgctcgaaattatgtcaggcacctagtaaaaccaggaggttttctagcttggctTATGATTgtgggtttagttttttagtttacatggggacaagtaaagttttaagcacgaggaggtttgataggggtaaaaaacccctatctttaggtacggttttaggacggttttagtttactttttgtcaataAGCGagtaattctcgcatttatatgcattTGTGTGTGTTAGttagaatttatatatgttttatttacttttgtgaTTTAAGCTCGTTTTCTGATTGTTTTTGGGCAAATATGGACAAACTAGCATGTACGTTAACTTTCAATTATCTTTTatggctaattgatccaccaaatGTCGCACCAAACAGAGTATTTACTCAAGACAACcgattggtgggtcaatttagcctcagaACTAATGTCGTTTAGAGTTTGCGTGCATGTGCAGGTCaaaacaggaacgagttcgggcGAAAATTGCATCGCGGGGAGACCCGACAGTCACGCAGGGCATCTGGGCATGTTTGCTCGTCGAAaatggcctttttaggccagctcggtgagctggcactACCAGTGCAGCGAGCTGGCCTCtgaaggccagctcgccgagctgaaTTGCgagaatcagtcaaaagactgattctcgGCCCCACGACGGCATGATCAAATTCCAcgcttcccacctgcaaaaggaaatGAATTAGGTCAGATACGGGGCCCGAACCACAACTATAAGTAGGACTTTCAtcttgtaaattagatatcctTTATTATTTGTAAAAATCCTAGCCTTCCTCTAGAAGAATCCTCTctacctcctccatctcctttaacctccattgaagaacctaTGAACCTCtgttcaccgaggattgttcaagctccatccttaagtcctaggaagacgcctgcattggtaga comes from the Euphorbia lathyris chromosome 5, ddEupLath1.1, whole genome shotgun sequence genome and includes:
- the LOC136231179 gene encoding uncharacterized protein, which translates into the protein MNTKTLAEGLNQIKGVKVDVVAIETNIVHSRVMESGIDFCGTEMGITSGSPTRYFFEARILNVFGSSIKHSLAKITQDELSICSLFAAFVLLHLVLHLFF